A genomic region of Microbacterium schleiferi contains the following coding sequences:
- a CDS encoding 2TM domain-containing protein — translation MTDPQGMGGSDELRQRAVASLRAKQGFWYTLATWVVLSIFFVVIWALTGMGYFWPAWPIAGIAIGVAFSGFNAYGPSRGALNESKIQDEMRRLQ, via the coding sequence ATGACAGATCCTCAGGGTATGGGCGGTTCCGACGAGCTCCGCCAGCGCGCGGTCGCCAGCCTTCGGGCCAAGCAGGGCTTTTGGTACACACTCGCGACGTGGGTCGTGCTCTCCATCTTCTTCGTCGTGATCTGGGCGCTCACCGGGATGGGCTACTTCTGGCCGGCCTGGCCGATCGCGGGAATCGCGATCGGCGTGGCCTTCTCCGGGTTCAATGCGTACGGTCCCTCACGCGGTGCCCTGAACGAAAGCAAGATCCAGGACGAGATGCGTCGACTGCAATAG